The following coding sequences lie in one Flavobacterium cyclinae genomic window:
- the recO gene encoding DNA repair protein RecO, producing MLVKTKAIVISALKYQEKSLIVKCFTQSDGLKSYFVPSAYSNKKANQKIAYFQPLTIIEIEANHKNKGTLEHFKEIKLAHSFHSINTDIVKSTIVIFLSEILHHSIHEEEKNENLFSFLETALLWLDTHEEAANFHLILLMEMTKFLGFYPDVSEIDFDFFDVKEGFFTPFQSVNTLSAHETQLFKRLIELKFDSSQKTFAGIERQILLKILLDFYMLHLEGFKKPKSLEVLKEVFS from the coding sequence ATGCTAGTTAAAACTAAAGCTATCGTAATTTCGGCCTTAAAATATCAAGAAAAAAGCTTGATTGTTAAATGCTTTACACAATCCGATGGTTTAAAAAGTTATTTTGTTCCAAGTGCTTATTCCAATAAAAAAGCGAATCAAAAAATCGCTTATTTTCAGCCGTTAACCATAATTGAAATCGAAGCCAATCACAAAAATAAAGGCACACTCGAACACTTCAAGGAAATCAAATTAGCACATAGTTTTCATTCGATAAATACGGATATTGTAAAAAGCACAATTGTCATTTTTCTATCCGAAATTCTGCATCACAGCATACACGAAGAAGAGAAAAACGAAAACCTTTTTTCCTTTTTGGAAACCGCTTTACTTTGGTTAGACACACATGAAGAAGCGGCCAATTTTCATTTGATTTTACTCATGGAAATGACCAAGTTTTTAGGTTTTTATCCTGATGTTTCCGAAATAGATTTCGATTTTTTCGACGTAAAAGAAGGTTTTTTTACTCCATTTCAATCGGTAAACACACTTTCGGCGCATGAAACGCAATTGTTCAAACGATTAATCGAATTAAAATTTGATTCTAGTCAGAAAACTTTTGCCGGAATAGAACGCCAAATCTTGCTAAAAATTCTTTTAGATTTCTATATGTTACATCTTGAAGGCTTCAAAAAACCAAAATCCTTAGAAGTTTTAAAAGAAGTTTTTTCATAA
- the porZ gene encoding type IX secretion system anionic LPS delivery protein PorZ, which yields MKKTISISLFFVFQIFFGQQSTQLWKGYFSYNEIVDVESATDKVFAATQNALFSKAVASSDLDIYNSITGLKSDVITSIHHSDLFNKTFVGNANGLLLVQNADGSVTTKVDIIEEVPVAPNKKKINDFYEHEGRLYLATDYGISVIDLATSEFIITYFIGPSGEETEVLQTTVLNNELYAVTRSFGIRKGNLNNPNLYDFSQWQTFDANYWNGIITFNNQLVATNINGRTYRYNSSVFQEILNQNQLSVKLKTNNTQIIVTTQNHVYVLDQSLNTVAHITQIPDYAVQFTAASVVNGTLYIGTLKSGLFSTMLNNPTEFIQMSPNGPLQNYTFRVKKGPNKLWVVHGDYTQQFNPYPLDELGISIFNSELGWINKPYEDLLEAKSLSDIAIHPTRPNEVYVTSYFSGMLKFSGDQVEILNNTNTGPNGLESLVIPGNPSYVDIRINSPAFDKDGNLWVTNGLVNKGIKVLRANGQWQSYDLTGITANLDTGRYGSMAIDKNSTKWIAAYNDGVLAFNENYNNKFIVITQDNADLPTAVVNCVAVDNRNQLWIGTAAGLRILSSVDRFISETELSVSSIIIQEGDLAQELFYQQPILDIAVDGANRKWISIADGGVFLVSSNGQQTIYRFDKSNSPLPSNNIVDIEIDGVSGEVFFATDKGLVSFLGTSTKPSDGLGEVYVYPNPVRPNFTGTVKISGLTDKANIKITDIEGNLVHETTSSGGTIEWDTTAFGKYKVASGVYMIFVASQDGLDSTVKKVMIVR from the coding sequence ATGAAAAAGACAATTTCAATTTCACTTTTTTTTGTTTTCCAAATCTTTTTTGGACAACAGTCTACTCAGTTATGGAAAGGATATTTTTCTTATAATGAAATTGTAGATGTTGAATCTGCAACCGATAAAGTATTTGCAGCAACACAAAATGCTCTTTTTTCTAAAGCAGTAGCATCAAGTGATTTAGATATTTATAATTCCATAACGGGTTTAAAATCAGATGTTATTACTTCAATTCATCATTCCGATTTGTTTAATAAAACCTTTGTAGGAAATGCCAATGGGCTTCTATTAGTTCAAAATGCTGACGGATCAGTGACAACAAAAGTGGATATTATTGAAGAAGTTCCTGTTGCGCCGAATAAGAAAAAAATAAACGATTTTTATGAGCATGAGGGGCGATTGTACTTAGCAACTGATTACGGTATTTCGGTTATTGATTTAGCAACTTCAGAATTTATCATTACTTATTTTATAGGACCTTCAGGTGAAGAAACAGAAGTTTTACAAACTACCGTATTAAATAATGAATTGTACGCTGTTACTAGAAGTTTCGGTATTAGAAAAGGAAATTTAAATAATCCTAATTTATATGATTTTAGTCAGTGGCAAACTTTTGATGCCAATTACTGGAATGGAATAATAACTTTTAACAATCAATTGGTTGCTACCAATATTAACGGAAGAACTTATCGCTATAACAGCTCGGTTTTTCAAGAAATTTTAAACCAAAATCAATTGAGTGTAAAATTAAAAACGAATAACACCCAAATAATTGTTACCACTCAAAATCATGTGTATGTGTTGGATCAATCATTAAATACGGTTGCACACATTACTCAAATACCTGATTATGCAGTGCAATTTACAGCAGCATCAGTTGTAAATGGCACACTATATATAGGAACTTTAAAAAGTGGTTTGTTTTCTACTATGTTAAATAACCCAACAGAATTTATTCAAATGTCTCCTAATGGACCTCTTCAAAATTATACTTTCAGAGTAAAAAAAGGACCAAATAAGCTGTGGGTGGTTCATGGCGATTATACCCAACAATTTAATCCTTATCCTTTGGATGAATTAGGAATTAGTATATTTAATTCAGAACTTGGTTGGATTAACAAACCTTATGAAGATTTATTAGAAGCTAAATCACTATCTGATATTGCGATTCATCCTACACGACCTAATGAAGTTTATGTTACATCGTATTTTTCTGGAATGTTGAAATTTTCAGGTGACCAAGTCGAAATACTAAACAATACGAATACAGGTCCTAACGGTCTTGAATCTTTGGTTATTCCTGGAAATCCTTCTTATGTTGATATTAGAATTAATAGTCCTGCTTTTGATAAAGATGGTAATTTATGGGTAACCAATGGATTGGTAAACAAAGGAATAAAAGTTTTAAGAGCTAATGGCCAATGGCAATCTTATGATTTAACCGGAATAACAGCCAATTTAGATACCGGAAGATATGGTTCAATGGCTATTGATAAAAACAGTACTAAATGGATAGCAGCTTATAATGATGGGGTTCTCGCTTTTAACGAAAATTATAACAATAAATTTATTGTAATTACTCAAGATAATGCAGACCTTCCTACTGCAGTTGTTAATTGTGTGGCAGTTGATAATCGTAATCAATTATGGATTGGAACAGCTGCAGGATTACGAATTTTATCTAGTGTGGATAGATTCATTAGCGAAACAGAATTAAGTGTTTCTTCCATAATTATTCAAGAAGGAGATTTAGCGCAAGAATTGTTTTATCAACAACCTATCCTAGATATTGCAGTTGATGGTGCTAATAGAAAATGGATTTCAATAGCCGATGGCGGTGTTTTTCTTGTTTCTTCAAATGGGCAACAAACAATTTACAGATTTGATAAAAGCAATTCGCCTTTGCCAAGTAATAATATTGTGGATATAGAAATTGATGGTGTTTCTGGTGAAGTGTTTTTTGCAACAGATAAAGGATTGGTTTCTTTTTTAGGAACTTCAACAAAACCAAGTGATGGATTAGGAGAGGTATATGTGTATCCAAATCCGGTGCGACCTAATTTTACTGGAACTGTAAAAATTAGTGGATTAACCGATAAAGCCAATATTAAAATTACAGATATCGAAGGGAATTTAGTACACGAAACCACTTCATCTGGCGGAACTATTGAATGGGATACAACTGCTTTTGGAAAATATAAAGTAGCATCAGGTGTTTATATGATTTTTGTGGCATCTCAAGACGGATTAGATTCTACAGTTAAAAAGGTAATGATTGTCAGATAA